The following proteins are co-located in the Imtechella halotolerans genome:
- a CDS encoding glycosyltransferase family 4 protein, protein MKKVLIIAYYWPPAGGPGVQRWVKFVKYLRNFGIEPIVYVPENPTYPLVDTNIGQDLPGDITVLKKPIKEPYKLASLFFKKKTKSMSAGMVPRHKATFLEKCLLWVRGNLFIPDARIAWVSPSVHFLKNYMTAHTIDTLITTGPPHSMHLIGLQLKELLPISWIADFRDPWTTIGYHQSLRLGKAAAKKHEYLEQSVLQKADAVLVTSYTTQKELQQKTIKPVYVITNGYDTSTAGKVPLSKKFTIAHIGSLLSGRNPEVLWKVFSEMIMEDPDFSDNFELQLIGKVSQEVYEKISSYGLERYISYEGYVTHEQAIHYQRAAQVLLLVEIDSDITKGIIPGKVFEYMVSGRPILAIGPEGWDVSTIISSTNTGRCFKYSDAIALKEYLKYMFLCYKEGNLAVSAIGLQQYSRKALTSQLAQVIQSLE, encoded by the coding sequence GTGAAAAAGGTACTTATCATAGCATATTACTGGCCTCCAGCGGGAGGTCCCGGAGTGCAGCGTTGGGTGAAATTTGTAAAGTACCTTAGGAATTTTGGAATTGAACCTATAGTGTACGTTCCTGAAAATCCAACTTACCCATTGGTGGATACTAATATTGGACAGGACTTACCGGGCGATATTACAGTACTTAAAAAGCCCATTAAGGAGCCTTATAAACTAGCTTCATTGTTTTTTAAGAAGAAAACTAAAAGTATGAGTGCTGGAATGGTACCTCGCCATAAGGCTACATTTCTAGAAAAATGTTTATTATGGGTTAGGGGAAATCTATTTATTCCTGATGCACGAATAGCTTGGGTATCTCCTTCGGTTCATTTTTTAAAGAATTATATGACAGCTCATACTATAGATACTTTAATTACTACTGGGCCTCCCCACAGTATGCATCTTATAGGACTTCAACTTAAAGAGCTGTTACCTATATCATGGATAGCTGATTTTAGGGATCCATGGACTACTATTGGGTATCATCAGTCACTACGTCTAGGAAAAGCAGCGGCAAAAAAACATGAATATTTGGAACAAAGTGTCCTTCAAAAGGCGGATGCTGTTTTAGTAACAAGTTATACCACACAAAAGGAGTTACAACAAAAAACTATAAAACCTGTTTATGTAATAACCAATGGTTATGATACGAGCACTGCAGGAAAGGTACCTTTATCTAAAAAGTTTACAATAGCCCACATAGGTTCATTGTTATCAGGAAGGAATCCAGAAGTATTATGGAAGGTGTTTTCAGAGATGATCATGGAAGATCCTGATTTTTCAGATAATTTTGAATTGCAGTTGATTGGAAAGGTTAGCCAGGAAGTGTACGAAAAAATAAGCTCCTATGGTCTTGAAAGGTACATTAGTTATGAAGGCTATGTAACACATGAGCAAGCTATTCATTATCAAAGGGCAGCACAGGTTTTGTTGCTTGTTGAGATTGATTCAGATATAACAAAAGGTATTATTCCAGGAAAAGTATTTGAATATATGGTTTCAGGACGTCCCATACTAGCAATAGGGCCTGAAGGATGGGATGTTTCCACTATAATTTCAAGTACAAATACAGGAAGATGTTTTAAGTACTCTGATGCCATTGCTTTAAAGGAATACCTTAAATATATGTTTTTATGCTATAAAGAAGGTAATTTAGCAGTTTCTGCAATTGGACTTCAACAATATAGTCGTAAGGCACTAACTAGTCAATTAGCTCAGGTTATTCAATCGTT
- a CDS encoding YfhO family protein, producing MNQQLQKWLPHLLVTLFFIAASLLYFAPVLQGKMIYQSDIVQYTGMAKEQNEYRAATGEEPYWTDSAFGGMPTYQLGADYPYNFIKKLDKIIRFLPRPADYLFLYLIGFYILLLVLKVEYRMAALGALAFGFSTYLIIILGVGHNAKAHAIGYFPLVLAGILRTFQGKYISGFLLTAFSMALEINANHFQMTYYLLLLVLVLGVVYLIDTAKKRTWKHFGKSIGILVVAVVLGVLTNTANLIATQEYVGWSTRGKSELTLNPDGSPRPVSTGLDREYITEYSYGILESFNLFIPRLLGGSNGENLGEDSHTFDFLVSQGVSPSQALEFTSSLPTYWGDQTIVAAPAYIGAVVWLLFLVAVFLVRSKHKWWLLGGVVFSLLLSWGKNFGVLTDFMIDYFPMYNKFRAVSSIQVILELCIPVMAVLGLRELALKETSEEAKLRAIKLAVLILGGLGVLLYFMQGTFDFMSASDAIYRQYYGNELVNAIVADREAIFQSDSIRSVLFVLITALILWLFVKEKLKQNGMILILGLVMLLDLWGVDRRYVTADDFVPARQMLKPFSPTEADLQIAKDTSRFRVFEPSIGLNGARTSYFHNSIGGYHAAKPRRLQELFEYHIANNNVGVLNMLNVKYIIQENEKGQPYAAINPYVNGNAWFVDSIKQVSNPDDEIKSLASFNTASNAVFNANDFSSIKLKTTYTVDSLASIKLVDHQPNKLTYRTNNSNEGVAVFSEMYYPYGWKATIDGQIVPHFRVNYALRALEIPAGSHEVEFSFEPKVVKTGSRIALLGNILLALASIGGGYLCWRKKKI from the coding sequence ATGAATCAACAACTTCAAAAGTGGTTACCACACTTGCTGGTGACCCTCTTTTTCATAGCAGCATCTTTGCTATACTTTGCTCCGGTATTACAAGGTAAGATGATTTATCAGAGCGATATTGTACAATACACTGGAATGGCAAAGGAGCAGAATGAATATCGAGCTGCTACGGGAGAAGAGCCTTATTGGACTGATAGTGCTTTTGGGGGAATGCCTACCTATCAATTGGGCGCTGATTATCCATATAATTTTATTAAGAAACTTGATAAGATTATTCGATTTCTTCCACGGCCTGCAGACTACCTTTTCCTTTATTTAATAGGGTTTTACATTTTACTATTAGTACTGAAGGTGGAGTATAGGATGGCGGCGCTAGGGGCATTGGCATTTGGGTTTTCTACCTATTTGATAATTATTTTAGGTGTTGGACATAATGCGAAAGCACATGCTATTGGGTACTTCCCGTTAGTGTTAGCTGGAATCCTTCGCACTTTTCAAGGCAAGTACATCAGTGGGTTTTTGCTAACCGCTTTTTCAATGGCATTGGAAATTAATGCAAATCACTTCCAAATGACCTATTATTTGTTACTGTTGGTGTTAGTTTTGGGGGTGGTTTATCTTATTGATACAGCCAAAAAACGAACATGGAAACATTTTGGGAAAAGCATTGGGATATTAGTTGTAGCCGTAGTCCTTGGCGTGCTGACTAATACGGCAAATTTAATAGCAACTCAAGAATATGTCGGCTGGAGTACGCGCGGAAAGAGCGAACTTACGTTAAATCCTGATGGTTCTCCCAGGCCTGTGTCTACAGGATTAGATAGGGAGTATATCACGGAGTATAGTTATGGTATTTTAGAGTCTTTTAATTTATTTATTCCTAGATTACTTGGAGGATCTAATGGGGAGAATTTAGGAGAAGATTCACATACATTCGATTTTTTGGTAAGTCAAGGAGTGTCGCCTTCGCAGGCGTTGGAATTTACTTCTTCATTACCCACTTATTGGGGAGATCAAACGATTGTTGCGGCACCTGCTTATATAGGAGCGGTTGTATGGTTACTTTTTTTGGTGGCCGTATTTCTTGTGAGGAGTAAACATAAATGGTGGTTGCTAGGAGGTGTTGTATTTTCATTGCTCCTATCTTGGGGAAAAAATTTCGGGGTACTCACTGATTTTATGATTGATTACTTCCCGATGTACAATAAGTTTAGAGCAGTTTCTTCTATTCAGGTTATATTGGAGTTGTGTATTCCTGTTATGGCGGTTTTAGGTTTAAGGGAATTAGCCTTGAAGGAAACAAGTGAAGAAGCTAAATTAAGAGCTATAAAACTTGCTGTTCTCATTTTGGGAGGCTTGGGTGTATTACTGTATTTTATGCAAGGTACCTTTGATTTTATGAGTGCCAGTGATGCAATTTACCGACAATATTACGGGAATGAACTAGTGAATGCTATAGTTGCTGATAGAGAAGCTATTTTTCAGAGTGATAGTATACGAAGTGTTTTGTTTGTTTTAATAACAGCCTTGATTTTATGGTTGTTTGTAAAAGAAAAATTAAAACAAAACGGGATGATATTGATTTTAGGTCTGGTTATGTTATTGGATTTATGGGGCGTTGATAGGAGGTATGTGACCGCTGATGATTTTGTTCCAGCTCGTCAGATGCTTAAACCATTTAGTCCAACAGAGGCTGATTTGCAAATTGCAAAAGATACAAGTCGTTTTAGAGTATTTGAACCCTCTATAGGGCTAAATGGAGCGCGAACTTCCTATTTTCATAATTCAATTGGAGGATATCATGCAGCTAAACCTCGTAGACTTCAGGAATTATTCGAATATCATATTGCTAATAATAATGTAGGTGTGCTTAATATGTTGAATGTTAAGTATATTATACAGGAGAATGAAAAGGGCCAACCTTATGCGGCCATCAATCCTTATGTGAATGGAAATGCTTGGTTTGTAGATAGCATTAAGCAAGTGTCAAATCCTGATGACGAAATAAAATCCTTAGCATCCTTTAATACGGCTTCTAATGCTGTGTTTAATGCCAATGATTTTAGTTCAATAAAACTTAAAACTACTTATACGGTTGATTCCTTGGCTTCTATAAAATTGGTGGATCATCAACCAAATAAGTTGACCTACCGTACCAATAATTCAAATGAGGGCGTTGCGGTATTTTCTGAAATGTATTACCCATATGGTTGGAAGGCAACCATCGATGGTCAAATAGTTCCTCATTTCAGAGTAAATTATGCATTACGTGCTTTAGAAATACCTGCAGGTTCTCACGAAGTTGAATTTTCATTCGAGCCAAAAGTGGTTAAAACAGGTAGTCGAATTGCCTTATTAGGGAATATTCTACTGGCCTTGGCTTCCATTGGTGGTGGATATTTATGTTGGCGAAAGAAGAAAATATAG
- a CDS encoding transporter → MNLTQKTYFFLFLLTSTWASAQYTEVINSNRPGASSSAYAVGKNVLQLETGFFTEKQEHTGLLTESTLYGGDFALRWGILFEQLELVWEGTYLSEEITYKHTFPEINASRSNFTKNTLGLKYLLFDPKGSAESRKPNLYSWKANNRFQWNNLIPAVSLYAGAHFTLENNPFYPNDPVVSPKAGIATQSHLTPNWVLVTNISYDKITSDDPILSYIITTTFALPNPKWSIFGEHQGIKSDAYADIIFRGGAAHLFSKNFQVDASIGASVKDTPSRLFGGVGLSYRLDFHKDELKQFNDGTNSNAPNKRKQKKK, encoded by the coding sequence ATGAATCTGACACAAAAAACCTACTTTTTTCTATTTCTTCTAACTAGTACATGGGCTTCGGCTCAATACACCGAAGTAATCAACTCCAATAGGCCAGGTGCCTCCTCAAGTGCTTATGCAGTTGGAAAAAACGTACTACAATTAGAAACCGGTTTTTTCACAGAGAAACAAGAACATACCGGTCTATTAACTGAATCTACCTTATATGGCGGAGACTTTGCATTGCGATGGGGAATTCTTTTTGAGCAACTAGAGCTCGTATGGGAAGGGACTTACCTTTCAGAAGAAATCACCTATAAACATACGTTCCCTGAAATAAATGCCTCAAGAAGTAATTTTACAAAAAACACTCTGGGATTAAAATACTTATTATTTGATCCCAAAGGAAGTGCAGAAAGTAGAAAACCCAACCTCTATAGCTGGAAAGCAAATAATAGATTTCAATGGAATAACTTAATCCCTGCCGTTTCTTTATATGCAGGAGCACATTTTACCCTTGAAAATAATCCGTTTTACCCCAACGATCCAGTAGTTAGCCCCAAAGCAGGAATAGCAACCCAAAGTCATTTAACCCCTAACTGGGTACTGGTAACCAACATTTCTTATGATAAAATTACTTCAGACGATCCCATCCTCAGCTACATTATTACCACAACTTTTGCATTACCAAATCCTAAATGGAGTATCTTTGGCGAACATCAGGGTATCAAAAGTGATGCATATGCTGATATAATTTTTAGAGGGGGAGCTGCCCATTTATTCAGTAAAAATTTTCAGGTGGATGCAAGTATAGGTGCCAGTGTAAAAGATACCCCTTCCCGCCTATTTGGAGGTGTTGGATTATCCTATCGACTGGATTTTCATAAAGATGAACTAAAACAATTCAATGATGGCACCAACAGCAATGCCCCTAATAAACGAAAACAAAAAAAGAAATAG